From a single Phragmites australis chromosome 7, lpPhrAust1.1, whole genome shotgun sequence genomic region:
- the LOC133923634 gene encoding probable L-type lectin-domain containing receptor kinase S.5 has translation MANHNSICSLALLASASFAILSSTCSCLQFSYPSFDKSNKDDFSFSLGSGIADGSLQITPSSGDIANQSGRVCYTRETLKLWNNKHTHQTSFRTDFVLNISPHPQNKTGEGMAFILTNNPSLPGSSSGQWLGITNEQTDGSPLNRLVAVEFDTRKSYAEDLDGNHIGLDINSIESVAQYPLSNVSIFLSSGFDMSVSISYHGEFRPLIVEAMQLSTRGLHVAMQAWLIDLSKYLFEDIYVGFAGSTSEFTELNQIKSWKFITIDIPGSGGRYLTKMTWFLLISFFLCMVFASCVWRRSQRRRRLAYSSIEMMNDVPSM, from the coding sequence ATGGCAAACCATAATAGCATCTGCAGCCTTGCTCTGCTAGCCTCCGCCTCGTTTGCGATCCTAAGCAGCACCTGCAGTTGCTTGCAGTTCAGTTACCCCAGCTTCGACAAATCCAACAAGGATGATTTCAGCTTCAGCCTAGGATCAGGAATAGCTGATGGATCCCTCCAGATCACACCTAGCTCCGGAGACATCGCCAACCAATCCGGAAGAGTCTGCTACACTAGGGAGACCCTTAAGCTGTGGAACAACAAACATACACATCAGACATCCTTCAGAACAGATTTCGTTCTGAACATTTCCCCACACCCACAGAACAAGACCGGTGAAGGCATGGCTTTCATCCTCACCAACAACCCGTCCTTGCCGGGCAGTAGCAGCGGGCAGTGGCTTGGCATCACCAACGAGCAGACGGACGGTTCACCGTTGAACCGACTTGTAGCCGTGGAGTTTGACACGAGGAAGAGCTACGCGGAGGACCTGGATGGCAACCATATTGGACTCGACATCAACAGCATCGAATCTGTTGCACAGTACCCACTCAGTAACGTGTCTATCTTTCTGTCAAGTGGCTTTGATATGTCTGTCAGTATCAGCTACCACGGTGAATTCCGTCCGTTAATAGTAGAGGCAATGCAGTTAAGTACCAGAGGGCTGCATGTTGCTATGCAAGCTTGGCTTATTGATCTGTCAAAGTACCTGTTCGAGGACATATATGTGGGGTTTGCAGGTTCAACTAGTGAATTCACTGAACTGAACCAGATAAAGTCTTGGAAGTTCATCACAATCGACATCCCTGGCAGTGGAGGCAGATATTTGACAAAGATGACTTGGTTTCTGTTGATATCATTTTTTCTCTGTATGGTTTTTGCATCCTGTGTCTGGAGAAGATCTCAACGGAGGAGAAGGCTAGCGTATAGCAGTATTGAGATGATGAACGATGTGCCATCGATGTGA